Genomic segment of Engystomops pustulosus chromosome 8, aEngPut4.maternal, whole genome shotgun sequence:
GGATACACAAACTCCAGCTCCAAGAAGCTTATTTTGTCTTTAGGTTTGATATTTATTTCTACAGGAATTGAATTTATAAAGTCAGGATATCCCTGAGGCTGCagttctcagatttttttttacatacattaacAGTGTAAGGCATAGAAGCAATGCATGATCCAAGACCGGACCAAGCAGATTCAAGAAACAAAATACTGAAAATGCCCCAAAATAAAATCCCATCTTATTTTGTGAACCCTGAAGAATATATACAGGTCTTTCTAAGATCAGCGAGGTGTCCTCTCTTCCTCCACAATGGGGCACAAGTACCTTTGTTTGGGCTGAgcctttttttcctcttttgcaCCTAAGAAAACCTCCCTGTAGGTGGGGTCACACAGGCCGTTAGCACTGCTAGGGTGGAGGCGGACCTTGGTAGCGCATATTTGATTGGGCCGAGGTCCACCCCCATACCCTAGCGCTGTGTTTGTAAAAGCAGCGCGAGCgatatgtgtgaccgcacccttaaatgttcacaatttttagttttttctagttttctgcagtgttctctgAGTTGCTTTGTTCACCTAGAACCAGATGTTAAAGttgggactttttgcaaaatgTCACAAATCCATACCTGCTTTTGCCAGGCTTCGGAAAGctgtttgcgactttttaggctttattggggcagatttacttacccgtccctgaggtgcgttccccgacgagaatgcacagctggcACGATTCACTATGATCGCGTGTCCGATATcctacatctgtcgcttccccactcaggtccgcctgagttcaccttcttcttcctggtgcatgtaagtgcttggcttgcgacagaatttaaatgttaaatcccgcggtttgtccgaattagtcggatcgaCTGACTGACCGCCCCCCCCAcccatttctgccgcatgaaagccggcatgattgcgacaaaatctgatcatgtgcgacacaattcccttttaaatccctgtcccggcagCGATATCCCCGAAAACTcagaaaacccaatggaaatgcgaccgccggaccgttagtaaataagccccattgtgtcttttggTCAAGAAGTCGCAAAAATCACTAAAGACCTTAACTGATGAGTTAAAAAGGCTAAATTCCCAAGACACATCTGATCAGCAGGGAAGcagaagaagggaaaaaaaagcaGGAGCACAAAGCCATAATAAAGGTTCATGGTGTCCTACTGTCTTGTATCTGATTGTaaaacaactggctgcagcaagaTCCTCCTGTGCTGCTCTCTGTAGAACATTGATAAAAGATTGTTAAATGGAGCTTATCACATACTTTTGGGGACTTGCTTAGGCtgagttcacacattgcatttgcgAGTAGCTGTGCATAGTGAAGCTGAGACTGGTACACCTCCATAACTGCCAATGGACCCAATGTTCGGAGCATCCAAGGGGTCAAGCGTCTCCAAAAGACGTCATGGCAGCAGAATCCTGCCATCTTTCCCCTCCAGGAGCTTGGCAACACAGTGACTAAACCCTACATAGACATACTGGTGGTTACACCTactgacccgaatcctccacacagaacgtgccgctggatcgcgaatggaccgggtaagtaaatctgcccctttatcttTTAGTAAGCATCTACTTACGTAAAAGGCGTAGGCATGCTGCAGTGGTCATTTTGGTggcattttttttatctgtacactagtgtattatatataatatactgtataatgtagagTTCATAAACTACTGTGAACATATACTATATACCGTACCTCTGTTTTACACAGGGATTATGGGATAATGGTGCCTCTTAAAATCCTTGAGAATGCAAAAGAATAAAATTGTGCAACCAAAATAACAGATCATGGGGAAAGCTAAGGATAGCGCactaagtgtgtgtatatataatatatattgacCTGCACAGTGTTTCTGTATAGGATTAgctatgtgtatatgatgtctaGTGATAACCCTTAGGGGAGAAAATAAATCCCATTTCAGAAGTGGAGCAGGATACAGAATATCAGGATGACCCATCATCAGTGTAGGTCATCATTGTGTGGTCACTAGCGGATAGATTGCCCTAGACCCCCACCCATCATGTATACCGCTTCCTGAAATGAAAGAGGGTGAACTGCAATTACGGAAAGAGCTGCATACAGGTATCAATCAGTTACCCTGTAATATCATTGAAGAGATGGATACGTGATGCATTCCCTTCTTTTTTATTGATAGTACTTCCACAAAACTATTATCCAGCATCTATTTTAGTTCCATGCActttttttcattgttttctcTTCTTCTGTGTTCTTGTAGGTGGTCGCCTTTATGAACTCCCCTGCTGGTCATTATTTAGATGAAAGACCTTTCCTGTCCCTATCACTTCTGGTTTTTATTGCATTGTCTGCTGTTCCCGTTGGCTTATTTCTAACTGTAATCGCAGGAACAGCTGTGACGGCCTGCCTTGGGGTAATAATATTAGAAGGTAAGACTTTTTTAGATTTCCTTTTGTATTTGTGTTCATTCAAGATTtagagatgatttttttttcatagctatagcagggagcagtggTAACCAGGTCTCTGCCATACGAGTCACCTTTATAGGAAATGTCACAGACAATAGTCGCCAGGACCTGAAATTCCCAAGCTGGACGTCCTGCAATTACATGTTTTGTTGATTGAGAACCTCTTTTCTATCATTTTGGAAATTCTGAACAGGACGCCATAATGTCAACTTCTGCCATTCCTATATTAAATGACCTGGCAGAAGATACAGTAATGTTACATTTATAAGAATGTTCCCTGTATAGCAATGATGACATATTGATGGAATATGCCATCACGTTATGATTAGCTGGGGTCAGACCTATGGGGAACTATAGCATTACTCCATTTAAGCTCCTAATACAGTGTAGGTACGATCTGTTTgtcaaaattatgaaaaatgtattaggtTGACTAAATTAGATTTTTGTTTTTCTAAGGTGAAAAGCCTGTAATCAATTCCCCTCGGTATAATTCTAAACATACTGTAATAATGTGTTCTTGTATCCTACAACAAAATAAAGCTACCGCCATAatacagttacccccagtaatgtgtcccacacagttacccccagtaatgtgccccacacagttgcccccagtaatgtgccccacacagttgcccccagtaatgtgccccacacagttgcccccagtaatgtgccccacacagttgcccccagtaatgtgccccacacagttgccCCCAGTAACGGGCCCCACACAGttgccccccatgttctcccccttccattagctcctatcactctgtgcactgctttcccctgctggtcatgtgatcatgacatcatcacaggtcttggAGCCTCCGGGTAGTTATATTCTTCAGGAGGCTGCAGGTCCTGCAGGGGATAACAGTGCACACTTTCTTATCaatatctgtgtcctgaggaaaCAGATTGTGATGAGATAGGGGAGGAATGTGCAGGCAGCAGGACATATGTCCTGCTGACCCATGGAGATCCGGGCACAAGCCCGATCTTTTGACCTAACGACGCCCCTAGCTGTGGTATTCAGATTTGTCATGAAGGGCACATGGTGTGCATGGATACATTTTTGTTTAATTATGACAAAACCACTCAGAACTCAGACAAAGTTATAATATGTTTCTGTGCATGTTCCAGTTTGTTCAAACTTTATTGGGCTCTGTAAGAAAATGCCAAGGTGTAACATAAGCAAATATCCATGTGGTGATTTAAAGCCTAGGTTTGTATTAACAAGACCAAGATTAATGGAACTCATTCACATTCTGCACATTGTGTTCATAGAATTATCCTGGGAGCCCGATATAAGTAACAGCAGTGGCCGGGCGAGCGGCATGATTGCTTTTGGTTAACACAACATTGCATATTATTGACTCCTGATTGTCCTTACTTCACCTTAGTGAATTGCATTATttctctcttttttatttttgcctttGTAGTCAATGATAGAAATCACTTTATATGTATTTCCCATAATTACCTGGGCCGGTAAATGACAGAATATGTATTTTCTGTGCACCCTCAGTGCTTGGCTTTGCCGTTTTTTATTATCCGCTCTGCCTCTCGGATACAAATAAGACTATTTTCTCTCATTACGATTTTTGAGCTCTGGTAGAGTTATATTCACATAATTCTTTTATTTGAACAGCCGCACTATAAAGATGTCTTTTTATTTATTGTTCAGTTCAatctaatctttttttttttttcactcagtTTGATCATAAATCTGTTGAGATAATGGGCAAAAATAAAATCACCTGCACATATTCTGCAAGATTGTTATCAAATTGTTAGAAATTGTATTCAGttctagttttattatttttacagattGTGAGGGTTAAGCAGTTTAAAGGGTTTCCTGGAGAGTACACTGAAGACCTATCCTTAGGCTGTATATGGATGAAAAAGTGTTGAGTATAACTCCCCTGAAGCAGTTCATGTCTGATGTAACTGTTGGCTATAAGTCTTTGACCATTATGGATGGCTATTTGAGGCGCCGATACATGACCGAAGAGCGGCATAATACTCACCCCCTGTATTACAGTTAGCACCTTTCTCCCTCTGAGGAAGTCAAGGTAGACAGAAACACGTCAAGGTGGTGCTAGACGGGGGCGCAACTTTCTGGTAGGCCAAGCATTGGTACTTCCTTTGTACAGGAGGGAGCGATTTTCCATCGGACGTTTAGGAACAGACATTGCATCTTTTCTCTATCTAGCCATCAAGCCCTGACCCTTAGCCTGGAACCACTATGTCTGAACCACAATAAGATCTCACGCATACGAACGCTTCTTTTAGACACAAAAATGTCCACTGCATTTTctaaatctaaattaaaaaatcTTAATCTCAAGCATGGCCCCATCGACTTATATATTATGGCCATATTTCTCATCACACTTCAACTGGCTGTGAGACCGCAACacaaaaaatagaacatgttctattttctgaccttttgtggcacagtctcttcatagaagtctatgggaacacaAAAAACGTGTCGTGTATGTTGTTTTATTCATCCGTAGTAAGGACAATACACATGACGGCAGATACAAAGATAAGGTGCTGTACACAGATTACAtcttacgcgtttcagaccattaggtccttagtcatagactaaggacctaatggtctgaaacgcgtaagaTGTAATCTGTGTACAGCACCTTATCTTTGTATCTGCCGTCATGTGTATTGTCCTTACTACGGATGAATAAAATTACTGAAGAATTTTAACGGACCCAGTGAGTGCCGatctactctttttttttttttttttctcttactaTCTGCTACAAGAGTGGAGACTCTCTTTGGATTGAGCACCTGGTGGTGAGCGAGCCTGAATTTTCCTTGGTTTTCGTTGTCGTGTATGTTGTTGTCCACCACATGCGGCCCATTTTTGCAGTGGGTTGCTTGGTAGACCAGGTCACATGTGTGCCTGCTCAATGCTTCCCAGAGGTATAACAGAGAATGAATCAAAGAGTTAACAATCTTTTTTGTGATATTGGGGGGTAGGATCCTTCCAGTTGATGAAACAAAAGAGCTATGAGCTCAGCTGCCTCCTTAAATTCGTTGCACTCTTTAAGCAAAAAATGTGATGAGACtgtttctgtaatgaaaagttatacaattctccaatatagtttctgtatattggcttgttatatccctggtcatgtgatgtcacccaggtacCCGGCTTGTTACAGTAGCTCAGAGCAGTagttcagagctgtgtgatataattagccatgcacatgtgtgacatcacatgaccatggatcagcaagcagagatctactgtagaaaaccctgaggaattgatacagaaattacattgtgtaataaaaagttataacattttccaaacaatatcaattatttgctgaatgtggacAATGCCTTTATACCTATCCTGGTACACTAGCACATTCTTGCATGCTGCTGTGCATGTAACTACAACATAACGCTAAAACCCAGATTGTGTCTGAAAAACAAGTGCAAATCTTTTTGGGATATTTTATCTCTGCTTGAATCCACTTCTGATTTTGTCCTTAGAGTACTGATGAACAGCACTGATGAAAATGGTCATGCAGAAAATGTCACATACTCGGGGTGGCAGTGAAGGACATATGCCGTCACAGTCTTGTAGAGATGAACTTCAAGGCACAATCACAATTTATGCAGCTCAATTTCTAATACATTTGTTCAGAGTGAAAAGATATCCAGGCATGAATATCACATAGAGTTATTAGTAAAGCCGTGTTACTAGAGCTGAATGTTTCTGTTCCTTTGGGAATTTATACCAATGCACTCAAGCAAACCTTGGTAGATAGACCTTGAAATATTGCTGTCAATATTATTACATATGTCATACTAGTTACAACCCCTAAAGAAAAGGACAACTTTAGAAATACTGATACTGTATCCTTTCTTCTTACATTGGGTGTATAGAGACAAAATTGCCTGTTATTGTGGTGCCCAGGGAATATTGTGCATAGgtgtattaaattaaaaaatcatCTTACATTTGTCCCAGAAATTACTCTATGTTCAAAGTCCTTTCCGCACCCTATTTTAGATTTGATAGTAGACAAATTTGAAATGCCTAATTAGGCTGTAAAATTATATTTTGGGGTTAACTATTAATTACTTCTTGGGACTCTCCCCCAATGTCATATGCTAGAAGAAAGAATACCGTAATCGGGTACTTGGATTTCAACTGCCCGATCCTTTTGCTCTCAAAGAAATAAATGAgatgatttttatatatacttttCATTTCATAAtgagtggtttttttttttttttacttttaggtaTTGTTATAGCAGTGTGTGGTGTGGCCTTGCTCTGTGTCCTGTGTGGACTTGTGATATTGTCGTTTGGAGTCTCGGGAGTCCTGAGTGTCTGTTACTTGGCAGTATCTAGTATTTTAAATTATATGCACACATCCAGGTAAGAAAACTCCTAAAATTGTTTTTGTGcactgaaaaaaaatgcattgatcacctGTTATACAGTATCCACATCCCTCTATATATagataccccctgtatatgtagcaaaagaaaagaagaaataatttaccctttaattattattttttatggccGGGACCAAGCGTTTGGGTACATCCCgcatgacccagacatattgacgGCTGTGCAGCCAATCTGAGAAATTGACGGCCCCTACTTGCTAGACAGGGTCCAGGGTCaaccacagccatggctagtagttaagggcatcaatttgccatATGGTCTGCAtggcccctggccaatcacagccatggctagtagtaagggtgtcaatttgccagacTGGCTGCACTACCGCTAATCCAGCAATATGTGGGTCACACCTGAACCCATGACCGGATGTGTGGTCTCCTTACACTAGAGGACAGTAAGTGACAAAGAAAGTGATATCTTGTGGTCTGGAGAAGAGAAGTCTCGTGATCCAAGGAAACTATTCTGGCCAAAGCAGATCCCAATGGGACACTGATCTAAAAATGGAAGTAGTGAAGCAATTTCGGAACTGGCTATGTATGCGTTTTTCCCACCCCTGTCCTTTCCCACACAGGGTATTCCAGAATAATTTTTAATGTTCTAGGAAAGACTTGTTATTTCAGTTAAAAATCCATTTGCATTGTCCCTATGGTATGtgttacatgcatttacataacaATTCCCCAGATTCTTGTAATTCTCAAGGAAccaatataaagaaaaaacaaatgacAAAAACATCAGTCAATTTTATAATACAAATTATTGTAATCATACTTAATTTTAATATACAACaaatgttaccgtatatactcgagtataagccgacccgagtataagccgagacccctaattttaccaccgaaaactggtaaaacctattgactcgagtataagccgagggtgtagtatacagccagcccccatgtagtatacagccaaccagcccccatgtagtatacagccaaaccccagtagtatacagcttgcccccagtagtatacagctttcccccagtagtatacagcttcccccccagtagtatacagcttgcccccagtagtatacagcttgcccccagtagtatacagcttgcccccagtagtatacagcttgcccccagtagtatacagcttgcccccagtagtatacagctttcccccagtagtatacagctttcccccagtagtatacagcctgccccccagtagtatacagcttgccccccagtagtatacagcttgccccccagtagtatacagcttgccccccagtagtatacagcttgccccccagtagtatacagcctgcccccagtagtatacagcctgcccccagtagtatacagcacagcccccagtagtatacagcttgtccccagtagtatacagcctgcccccatcagtatacagtctgccctcagtagtatacagcagcccgtatacagataaagaaataaacttaatactcaccctccgttgtcccaaTGTTCGttgcggcttccgatccccatcgcggctcccggcggcttcttcactcttctctggccgggagatcgcgctggccgtcacacactgtgatgccgcgctgtcgccgctgatgacgtcatccgcggcgacagcgtcgcatcacagtgtgcgacggccagcgcgatctcccagccagtgaagagtgaagaagccgccgggagccgcgacagggatcgggagccgccgggagccgcgaggaacatcggggacaccggagggtgagtattaatgtatttatttttatcattgactcgtgtataagccgaggtgaggcttttcagcacatttttgtgctgaaaatctcggcttatacacgagtatatacggtaatatataaATAGTTGTATAAGTGACTATATCAATGTCATTTGATAAATGAAAACAACAAAGAGACATAAAATACAtctaaaaccccataaaaatgaaTTGACTATGTAGTTTTCATTTTTTCTTCTGTGATTCTGCTTGGATAGTCTAAGATAGGTTTGCCCAAAGAATTCAAAACTCCAGATTTCTTTGGGGGATTTATTGAGTGCAAAAGTGATATGAAAACAGTTCAGGCATGAATAGATTAAATCAACAGTTTTCTGTAAGCAGTGTGtccataaaatagaataaaattggTTTTGTTACAATACCATATATAGGAACACCCCAGAGCTTTGTCATGTAGCAAAACTGTTCTAAGAGAACTATCTTGATGGTATTAGGGCTGGATATACCCATACTAATAGGATTGGAGACTTGTTCTTCAAATTGATTTTTCTCATAGATGTAGTATTGGTGCACCCCAGAGAGCAGGCGGGTTATTCACACAAGTTCGTAATCATATTGTCACATAAAACTATAAGTATCCAATCTTCCGCCACTAAAATGAATAAGcactcaaataaaaaaaatatataaaacctttTGTAATTTTAATTAGGAGGGAAGAAGTGGGGAATCTTTAGAAGATTTGCTTTGTCTACTCAAAATGCAATTAATGTTATTGTACTGAAGATGACTCAAACATTGTTTTATCCCTTCTTCCCTTTTAATAGATAAGTTATTCACTGGTTTTGCCATAAGGAGCTTTTGGAGTTTAGTTAGTGGTTTTCTGGGATACAGAAATATTGATACAACTCTATAGAACTGGTCCTACTTATCATATTAGTGGGGTCCAACAAACCGCACCCCCATATTTCAGCTATGCTCTGTATCTGATAAAGAATGAATCAGGAAGCAGAAAGCTCCATTTTTGTTGTAGTGGCTGAGCCCAGTCACTACAGCTAAGTTCTAAATGAATGAAagttgcagtaacctggtctgaccaatacacagagaacagagaacTTGGAactgtctacttcctgttcctAAGAACAGATGATTGATTTTAGGTCATCATTATTGTTATCCTGAAAAACTGTCTATGAGACTCCCTAAGATCTAAACTTTATGTATGATCAGCTCAAAGTTTGTATACATTGAACATTAGAAAATGTTTTAGTATTTTTCCATTGCATCTAAGTTAAATCAACtttaaaaggaacttgtcaccagggacctcattttcactaaagacaggttgccgaagcttattacagctgcagtgcacatctgactTTATGGGCTTTTGtttagatgcatttaaaaaaaacttgtgcattgtctgtgttactcactcctcagagcttagcccccaccattgtgctcctatacagctcctcctcctgttccttctcagaggtcacagcctggtgagctgacttcagtgggggagggacatgctgtacaggagcacaaagatggatgcagacctattgtttttttaaatgcatccaaaccaatgcccaccccctgtgactaccccaggattttgtcaggatgcaagagtaagttataacacacaattacactcaccggccactttattaggtacaccatgctagtaacgggtgggacccccttttgccttcagaactgcctcaattcttcgttgcatagattcaacaaggtgctggaagctcctcagagattttggtccatattgacatgatggcatcacacagttgccgcagatttgtcggctgcacatccatgatgcgaatctcccgttccaccacatcccaaagatgctctattggattgagatctggtgactgtggacgccatttgagtccagtgaactcattgtcatgttcaagacaccagtctgagatgattccagctttatgacatggcgcattatcctgctgaaagtagccatcagatgttgggtacattgtggtcataaagggatggacatggtcagcaacaatactcaggtaggctgtggcgttgcaacgatgctcaattggtaccaaggggcccaaagagtgccaagaaaatattccccacaccatgacaccaccaccaccagcctgaaccgttgatacaaggcaggatggatccatgctttaatgttgttgacgccgaattctgaccctaccatccgaatgtcgcagcagaaatcgagactcatcagaccaggcaacgtttttccaatcttctactgtccaatttcgatgagcttgtgcaaattgtagcctcaatttcctgttcttagctgaaaggagtggcacccggtgtggtcttctgatgctgtagcccatctgcctcaaagtttgatgtactgtgcctactttggttgtaacgggtggcgatttcagtcactgttgcctttctatcagctcgaaccagtctgcccattctcctctgacctctggcatcaacaaggcatttccgcccacagaactgccgctcactggatgttttttctttttcggaccattctctgtaaaccctagagatggttgtgcgtgaaaatcccagtagatcagaagtttctgaaatactcagaccagcccttctggcaccaacaaccatgccacgttcaaaggcactcaaatcacctttcttccccatagtgatgctcggtttgaactgcaggagattgtcttgaccatgtctacatgcctaaatgcattgagttgccaccatgtgattggctgattagaaattaagtgttaacgagcagttggacaggtgtacctaataaagtggccggtgagtgtatattgtaaagcaaatgcttagaaaagacagGCATTttggcactgcaggtgtcatgggcttttacaatcagcctttagtgaaaatgaggtccctggtgacaggttccctttaagtgaaaatATTATCATTTTGATGTTACAGCTCCTGTGCAGCCCTATTTGTTaccatggcaacagactacaaatgAAATCTCTGTAGTCTGATCCTGTAGAGATACACTCTTCCATTTCTACCTTATGTTATTATGTTAATAATAGCTACAGAACATAGAAAAGGACCTAGCACTGCAGAGCAGTCTGTGACCATGGGGACCCATAAACTGTAGACATAGAATGGTACAAAGTATTTCATCCACCTCAAATTtgctgcattttacaatgtttaaagATACTTtctgatgttatatttgaggatgtTGATAGTAGAAATAAAGTATGGATACATCAGACAAGAAGCCAAAGGTGAAGAAGAAAACTAGAACCATGCAGAAATGATACTTGTTATAATACCATCTCCCATTGTGGTTCTTGTTACTCTCAATTCACTACCTGAGGTGGGAATCAACGAGCTTGTCACAGATAACACTTCATCATCACCACCGCAAATAGTGGAGATGAATGTACTGCCGTATATGCAGTTTGTTGTTATCTTTCAAGAGATATCATTTTACATTGTATGACCTGGAAAACAGAGTATCCTGTCGTATGACAGCGTTTCTGTATTTAAGTAGACACCTAGCTTCTGTAGATTTACTTTAGTATCCGATTTCACGTGGGGAATTGTTTTATTCTTCCCGTCTTATATTCctcttttctttctttgtttttttttttgttttgtcaatTTCTTTTATGGTTATAGTTCCCTCCAAAAACGacaattttttcccccttttttttattaaaccatttttaatttttttcctacaTAAATGACATAGATGCGTGTTTACACATTTAAAACAAAGTATTAGTGGTACATTTTACGGAAGAGAAAGGTTTTACCAATTTCAAACTTTATACCTTGTTGAGAAAAGTACTTGACTAAACACCTACATTCATCTGTCTAAAACATCATACATAATCCAACCACCCAACCCCGATCTGcgaagggggaaaagaagaaaaaaaaaaacgaagaaaagaaaaaatatccatcTTCATCTCCAAAAACGACTAttgaaaaaatcaattttttCCAACAATATTCACACGACCTCAGTCTGTTCACACTTTTCTGGACACTTTCTTTTCACTTTCATGCAAAAGCTATTCAAGTAtttgaataataaaataaataaataatagaaataataattgTATAAAGAATAGCTTACAATTTTGTAAAATATTCCCCAAAATAATACTCTCCTGGTGCTCCAATGTTGACTCTTTCCTGGTCCCCGGAGAGTCCTTGATCATCCAGATCCTAATGTTGTGTTAACACCACATAAAACCTCACTATTTCATGTTGACACGTAAAC
This window contains:
- the LDAF1 gene encoding lipid droplet assembly factor 1, whose protein sequence is MASPETACGEKMQELQKQINSVMKTINNNSKVVAFMNSPAGHYLDERPFLSLSLLVFIALSAVPVGLFLTVIAGTAVTACLGVIILEGIVIAVCGVALLCVLCGLVILSFGVSGVLSVCYLAVSSILNYMHTSRLLPKTTNHNDPDSQDEEPPVSRKISKDSIHID